From a single Pseudobutyrivibrio xylanivorans genomic region:
- the murB gene encoding UDP-N-acetylmuramate dehydrogenase, producing MHKEFSKLDLYNDLRTNFSEVEFLLDEPMKKHTTFRIGGPADIYVEPSISQMVPLIAYLKDNSVPFMVIGNGSNLLVSDDGIEGVVISMGRNASDIIIDDEIITIEAGAMLSSVASRAADAGLSGLEFASGIPGSMGGAVYMNAGAYGGEIKDVLIEANILTAEGEVKTISCEDLNLSYRHSALMENPAVVLSARIRLEHGDKAAIKAQIDDIRKKRIEKQPLNFPSAGSTFKRPEGYFAGKLIDDAGLRGYTVGGAQVSEKHCGFVVNKSEATAADVLQLMKDVDAKVYESFGVHLTPEVRIVGRNIN from the coding sequence ATGCATAAAGAGTTTTCTAAGTTAGATTTATATAATGATTTGCGGACAAATTTTTCTGAGGTGGAGTTTCTTCTTGATGAACCAATGAAGAAGCACACCACCTTCAGAATTGGTGGTCCGGCAGATATTTATGTGGAGCCATCTATTTCTCAGATGGTTCCTCTTATTGCTTATTTGAAAGATAACAGTGTGCCTTTTATGGTGATTGGAAATGGCAGCAATCTTTTGGTTTCAGATGATGGAATCGAAGGTGTTGTTATTTCTATGGGCAGGAATGCCAGTGATATTATTATTGATGATGAGATTATCACGATAGAGGCTGGTGCAATGCTTTCATCTGTGGCTAGTAGGGCGGCAGATGCTGGACTTTCAGGATTAGAATTTGCATCAGGAATTCCAGGCTCCATGGGTGGAGCTGTTTATATGAACGCGGGAGCCTACGGCGGAGAAATAAAGGATGTTTTGATAGAAGCCAATATTTTGACGGCAGAAGGCGAGGTTAAAACCATTTCATGTGAGGATTTGAATTTATCCTATAGGCATTCTGCTCTTATGGAAAATCCGGCTGTTGTTCTTAGTGCAAGAATCAGACTTGAGCATGGAGATAAGGCTGCTATTAAGGCTCAAATAGATGATATACGTAAAAAGCGTATTGAGAAGCAGCCACTTAATTTCCCAAGCGCTGGTTCAACCTTTAAGCGTCCTGAAGGATATTTTGCAGGAAAGCTTATTGATGATGCGGGACTAAGAGGCTATACTGTAGGAGGCGCGCAGGTCTCTGAAAAGCACTGTGGATTTGTGGTAAACAAATCAGAAGCTACAGCTGCCGATGTTCTTCAGCTAATGAAGGATGTTGATGCAAAGGTATATGAAAGCTTTGGAGT